The DNA segment TAGTTTATTGAGCACGATGGCTATGCCCATGATGATGATTGCATAGCAGGCCGACCAGGCAACTCCCAGCCAACCCTGGTGGAAAGTTTCCGGCATGAAGTATATACCAAGCCATACCTGCACATGGTATATAATGAAGGGCAGTATATAAACCAGCAGGGGATTGGAGGCAGCCGGTTTAAAGAAGGCTGTCCAGCTACTGTATTTCTTTACATCAATGAGCCAATATAAAAAGCTGAACAGGGCAGAACAGATGGCCACACAATATAAACACCAGGAAGGGGTGGCATGTATTTTTGAGATAGCGTAGTAAGGCCTGAGCAGCCAGGCAGCAATGGCGGTAACCACCACCAGTATAATGGCCTGCATGAAGCGCTGGGTATTGGTCTCTATCTTCTTCCTTTCGAAAAATAGTAATGACAATACGATACCGCTCAGCACGATGCTGGTATGGGAAGCGTGCCCTGACTGGCCGGCCATCCATTGCAGGAAAGCATTGTGTTCAGCAGCCGGTTGTTTCCCCGCGATGTACCACAGCACACAAACCAGGATCATGAACAGCAATCCCCTGATACTGCCACGTACCAACTGGTAAATGATGCAACTAAGTAAGTAAGCCCAGCCAATGAGCCCGAGAATGCCCCACCACTGTGGCGTAAGCCCTTTCGAACCATCCTCTCCGCCTTTGTAGATAAACCCAAGCCATAATAACCCGCCGGCCCCGATGGCCTGCAGCAGGTAGCCCCAGGTCCTTTGTTTAAAATAATACACATTCCAAACAAGGATGGCGCATGCATAAAACAACAGCGACCATAGATGGATAGACATGCCCATGGCCGCCTCATTGTAACCGCCTTCCGCATTAACCATAAAAATACCCAGCACCAGCAGGCCAATCGTTCGCCACAAGATATGCGCCTGTAGCTTCCAGAAGGAATCGCCTTTGGCGAGGCGATTGTTGAGGGCAAATGGCAATGACATGCCTACTATAAAAAGGAAGGCCGGGAACACAACGTCTACAAATGTCATGGCATCTGCATCAGCAGGCACGTGTTTCATCCAGGCGGGAATGCCGGATACACCTGCCACGTCATTAACAAAGATCATAACGAGGATGGTGATACCTCTCAATACATCGATGGAAAGAATACGCTGTGTAGTTAACGTATTGTACTTCATTGCGGGGGGTTGGGTTCTCTAAAAATACATTAAAAATAATTAATCCCTGAAATTGATCCCTTATCGAAAAAACGGTCAGGACTCAACGGAAATAATGTAAATTGGCCTCAACCACCTAACAATCATCATATTAAAACTAATGGCCAAACGACTGCTTTCCATTTTCCTCCTTATCCGGGGTTATGCAGCCTTCGCGCAGGATACTACTGCCGATAGTAGTTTCACCGCCACCGCCCTGCACAATGCAGTGGCCTCCTACCATCACTATATTGACAAACAATCGCGCCTCTATAATGGCATTGAATACATAGGTTATTCTCCGAAGATCGAGGGCATTCCTTATTTCCTGGAAAACACCTGGCAACGGGGAAGTATTGTGTATGATGGCATCGCCTATGATACGGTAAAGATGATGTATGATATGGTGAAAGACCGTGTGATCATCCTGCACTTCAATGGCTTTTACCGCCTGGCCCTGTTCAGCGAAAAGGTAACATCCTTTTCGCTCATGAACCACCACTTTGTTCGCTTCGAACAGGACAGCCTGGGCCGTTCACCCCTGGAAACAGGTTTTTATGATCAATTGTATACCGGCCCCTCTGCTGTGCTGGCCCGCCGAAGCAAGTTTATTGAAGAGACAGTCAGGGAGCAACTGGAAAGAAAGTTTGTTGAACAATATCACTACTATATTTATAAAGACGGCAATTACCATATTATAAGAACAAAGAAGGCCCTCTTCTCCCTGTTGAAAGACCGTGCCCGCGAGGTAAAACAATACCTGAGGAATCAAAAACTGAAGTTCAGAAAAGATAAAGAGACTACCATTCTGCAAGCGGCTACCCATTACGACTCCTTAAAAAACTGATATGAGACGACCACCTTTCCTTGTCCTGCTGGTTTTTGCATTGATGTGTTGTTGTGGCCAGGCAATAGCCCGGCAGGCTGATCCCAAACGGGTGAGTGTTGCCTTCAAGGACACGACTATTGATGTGATTGTCCAGGAGCTGGAACAACAAACAGGCTACCATTTCTTTTATGACCCCGTTCAGTTTGACAGTATCCGCATCAGTGTAGCAGCCACCAACCAGCCGCTTCAACAGGTACTTGAGCAAACTTTTTCCAATACCGGTTTTAGTTTTACGATCCTCGCCGACAGGCAATATGTATTACTCACTAAAGGCGTAGCCATCAAAACCGCCCTGCCGGACGGCTTTTTTGCCAGGACAATAAAAGATACGGTGCGCAGGGAACAGGCAGGCATACCGGATTATGGCGACAAGAAGAAGGTACGCGCTGATGCTTCTATTGAAAATAAGTTGTTTGAGATAGGCGCCAAAACCAGCAATCCGCCACCGGGCAATGTTACAGTAGCCGGCTATGTACGCAATATGAAGACCGGGGAACCAGTCGTGGGCGCTGCTGTAGCTGTGCAAGGCGCTTCCATCGGCGCCGCCACTGATCAATACGGTTATTATTCCATTACGATGCCTAAAGGAAGGTATGTACTGAATATACAGGGCATTGGCATGAAGGATACGAAACGTCAGATACTGTTGTACACCGGTGGAAAACTGGACATTGATATGGAAGAGCGTGTGACCTCGCTGAAAGAGGTGATCGTTTCGGCACAGAAGCTGGCCAATATCCGCAATGTGCAGATGGGAACAGAACGGTTGACAATCAGGGCTATTAAACAGATACCCACGGCTTTTGGGGAAGCAGATATTATCAAGGCAGTACTTACCCTGCCCGGCGTAAAATCGGTAGGCGAGGCCAGCACAGGATTTAATGTACGGGGTGGGGCCGCTGATCAGAACCTGATACTTTTTAATGATGCCACGATTTATAATCCATCGCATTTCTTTGGCTTCTTCTCTGCTTTCAATCCGGACATTGTGAAGGATGTGGAGTTATACAAGAGCAGCATTCCTGCCAAATACGGCGGACGTTTATCTTCCGTACTGGATATTTCCAGCCGGGAGGGTAATAAAAAAGAGTTTACCGGCACTGCCGGTATCGGGCTATTAACCAGCCGTATTAATATAGAAGGGCCTATCCAGCAGGAAAAAACATCGTTCATCCTGGGGGCACGCACCACTTATGCACGCTGGCTGCTGAAACTGCTGCCCGATGAATACGAGAACAGCAAGGCCTCTTTTTATGATGTGAACCTGCATATCAGTCATCAATTCAACAAGAACAATAACCTGTATATAACCGGCTATACCAGCAAGGACCGTTTTAACCTGAACAGCGATACCACGTACGGGTACAACAATAATAACCTATCCATTAAGTGGAAGCATATTTTCTCGAATAAAGTGACCGGCGTGTTCACCGCAGGATATGACCGGTATGCCTATCATATATCCAGTGAGAAGAATAAGGTGAATGCTTATAAACTGGGATTTGATATTAATCAGTTCACTGTTAAAGCTGACTTTACCTGGTACCAAAGTCCCCAGCATACGGTTGATTTTGGTGTAAGCACGATCCGGTATAAGCTTCATCCGGGCAATTACGAACCTGTAGGCAAGGAATCGCTGATCGTTCCCAATAAAGTGGCAGCGGAGCAGGCACAGGAAAGTGCGATCTATTTATCGGAGAAATGGAATATCACACCCGAGCTTTCCGTACAGGCCGGGGCACGTTATTCCCTGTACCACTACCTGGGACCAGGTGAAATTAACAGGTACGCCTCCGGACTTCCCAAGAACCCCGACAATGTAGTAGCAGTTAACAGTTATAAAAAAGGAGATGTGATACAAACGTATCACGGACCTGAATGGCGTCTTTCTGCACGGTATAGTATTACACCCAGTTTTTCTGTAAAAGCGGGGTATAATTCACTGCGCCAGTATATTCATATGCTGTCCAATACCACCGCCATTTCGCCCACTGATATCTGGAAGCTGAGCGACCCCAATATTAAACCGCAGCATGGCGACCAGGTTTCTTTTGGCCTGTACAAGAATTTTAAATCCAACTCTATTGAGACGTCTGTTGAGGTGTATTATAAACGTATTAAGGACTACCTGGATTATAAGAGCGGCGCATCCCTGGTGATGAACCACCACATTGAAACAGATGTGATAG comes from the Paraflavitalea devenefica genome and includes:
- a CDS encoding DUF5009 domain-containing protein, producing the protein MKYNTLTTQRILSIDVLRGITILVMIFVNDVAGVSGIPAWMKHVPADADAMTFVDVVFPAFLFIVGMSLPFALNNRLAKGDSFWKLQAHILWRTIGLLVLGIFMVNAEGGYNEAAMGMSIHLWSLLFYACAILVWNVYYFKQRTWGYLLQAIGAGGLLWLGFIYKGGEDGSKGLTPQWWGILGLIGWAYLLSCIIYQLVRGSIRGLLFMILVCVLWYIAGKQPAAEHNAFLQWMAGQSGHASHTSIVLSGIVLSLLFFERKKIETNTQRFMQAIILVVVTAIAAWLLRPYYAISKIHATPSWCLYCVAICSALFSFLYWLIDVKKYSSWTAFFKPAASNPLLVYILPFIIYHVQVWLGIYFMPETFHQGWLGVAWSACYAIIIMGIAIVLNKLKIRLHL
- a CDS encoding TonB-dependent receptor; this encodes MRRPPFLVLLVFALMCCCGQAIARQADPKRVSVAFKDTTIDVIVQELEQQTGYHFFYDPVQFDSIRISVAATNQPLQQVLEQTFSNTGFSFTILADRQYVLLTKGVAIKTALPDGFFARTIKDTVRREQAGIPDYGDKKKVRADASIENKLFEIGAKTSNPPPGNVTVAGYVRNMKTGEPVVGAAVAVQGASIGAATDQYGYYSITMPKGRYVLNIQGIGMKDTKRQILLYTGGKLDIDMEERVTSLKEVIVSAQKLANIRNVQMGTERLTIRAIKQIPTAFGEADIIKAVLTLPGVKSVGEASTGFNVRGGAADQNLILFNDATIYNPSHFFGFFSAFNPDIVKDVELYKSSIPAKYGGRLSSVLDISSREGNKKEFTGTAGIGLLTSRINIEGPIQQEKTSFILGARTTYARWLLKLLPDEYENSKASFYDVNLHISHQFNKNNNLYITGYTSKDRFNLNSDTTYGYNNNNLSIKWKHIFSNKVTGVFTAGYDRYAYHISSEKNKVNAYKLGFDINQFTVKADFTWYQSPQHTVDFGVSTIRYKLHPGNYEPVGKESLIVPNKVAAEQAQESAIYLSEKWNITPELSVQAGARYSLYHYLGPGEINRYASGLPKNPDNVVAVNSYKKGDVIQTYHGPEWRLSARYSITPSFSVKAGYNSLRQYIHMLSNTTAISPTDIWKLSDPNIKPQHGDQVSFGLYKNFKSNSIETSVEVYYKRIKDYLDYKSGASLVMNHHIETDVIGTKGRAYGLELMVKKQNGKLNGWISYTYSRIQLQMDDPTSGEIINRGEYYPANYDKPHDVTMVSNYRFTHRFSISLNATYSTGRPVTLPIGRYYYGGSWRALYSDRNAYRIPDYFRTDFAMIVEGNHKVKQKTHNSWTFGLYNLTGRKNPYSVYFVSENGSVNGYKLSIFGSIIPFVNYNIRF